The following are encoded together in the Humulus lupulus chromosome 5, drHumLupu1.1, whole genome shotgun sequence genome:
- the LOC133779739 gene encoding uncharacterized protein LOC133779739, whose translation MEDIRSIRQRLHTTIDRQRKFEVGDKVLLKIAPLRGPMRFEKKGKLCPRYIGPFEVLECIRKVAYKIALPPAFSRVHDVFHVSTLRKYMNDPTHVLSYDELSIDPQLSYEQKPGRDFGSKRQGVKEQDNTFGKGAVETEAEKRERYPNLF comes from the coding sequence ATGGAGGATATTAGGTCGATTCGTCAGAGACTACATACCACTATAGATCGCCAACGCAAGTTTGAAGTTGGGGACAAGGTACTGTTAAAGATAGCTCCACTGAGAGGACCTATGAGGTTcgagaaaaagggcaagttgtGCCCTAGGTACATAGGACCATTCGAGGTTCTGGAATGCATTAGAAAGGTGGCTTACAAAATAGCCCTTCCGCCCGCGTTCTctagagttcatgatgtattccatgtgtcaACCTTAAGGAAGTACATGAACGACCCCACTCATGTGCTAAGTTACGATGAACTTAGCATAGATCCTCAGCTAAGCTATGAGCAAAAACCTGGTCGCGATTTTGGATCGAAAAGACAAGGTGTtaaggaacaagacaatacctttggtaaaggtgcagtggagACGGAAGCCGAGaagcgggagcggtatcccaatCTGTTTTGA